GTTAAGGTTATGGTTGTGCGAACGGACCCCAAACCTGATTTCCTTGCGGCTTTTGGGTAAACGCTTCTCCCTATGAAGCAATTCCTGGGCCAGTTTTGTCATTCAATTATTTCGGTATGTTGGCGCTTCGCTTTTCCGGGCCGCGGGGCAGACTGGGTGCGCCGGGGCGTTCGTGGCGTGTCCCAAAGGGCTACGCTCCCAGGGGGCGTGGGTAAAAAACGGCCTGCCGCGCGGCTTGGGAGCGAAATGGACAAGTTGTCCCACGCCGGCGCGGCGATTGGGTAAAAAGGTCCCGCGGCCTGGGCATGGGACGAGATGCGCCGGTTTCGGCTCCCGGGGTCCAAAATGAACCTGCGTGTTTCCGGTGGGTTATGTTTTTCTGCCTCGGGCGGGCGGCCCGAGGCGAAACGACGCGCCGGCCAGGGCCCCCACCCGGCGGGTGCCCCACAGGCCGTATGGCCCGGCCCCGGCTTTTTTCATGAGGCGCGGGGTTGCCTGGGGGCCGCTATATGCTATAGCTTAGCACAACGCTCATGATGGATGGGCGAGAAACACAGGAGGATATGATAATGCGTAGGCAGGCCATCTTCTCAGCGGTCTTGCTCCTGGCGATGGTGATGATTTCAGGCTGCAGCGGCTCCGAAGAGAAAAAAGCCGAAACGAAGGCTCCCGCGCCCACGGCTCAGGAAGTGAAGAAGGATATCAAGGAAGCTGCCGGAGCAACGGCGGCCTATACCAAGGAACAACTCGACCAGGCCCGCACGGAAGCGACGAACAGGCTCGCGGCTATGGACAAGGATATCGACGCCTTGCAGGCCAAGGCCGCCGGCCTGTCCGACCAGGCCAAGGCCCAGGCCCAGAAGACGCTCGACGACCTCAAGGCCAGGCGCGGCGAGGCCGCGGCCAAGCTCGACGCCCTCAAGGCCGCCGGCCAGGATGCCGGCAAGGGCCTCAAGGACGGCTACGACGCGGCCATGGACAGCCTGGCCAAGGCCTACGAGGCGGCCAAGAAGAGCCTGGAACAATAAGGCGGCCGCCTGCTCGCCGTCCGGCCGGGTAGAGCGAACGGGCCGCGCCGTGTCCCCCGCGGGTCGGGCGCGGCCCGTTCGACCGGGGCGTAACGGGATCGACACCGAGTTCGGCTAACAGGGAGGAACGGTTCTTTCCCGGGAGGCGACCATGAGGCGGGTTCTTTTCATCTGCGTGCACAACAGCGCCAGGAGCCAGATGGCCGAGGCGTATCTGCAACGGTTTTGCGGCGAGGCGGCGCAGGTCGAAAGCGCCGGCCTCGACCCCACCGTCGTCAATCCCTTGGTCCTTACGGCCATGGCCGAGGAGGGCATCGACCTTTCGGGCAAAACGACCCGGAAGGTCTTCGACCTGTATAAGGAAGGCAGGCTCTACGACTACGTGGTCACGGTGTGCGAGGAGTCGCTGGAGGAGCAGTGCCCGGTTTTTCCGGGTGTGACCCACCGGCTGCACCTGCCCTTTCCCGACCCGGCCGGCCTGACCGGCACGGAAGCGGAAAAGCTGGACATGGTGCGGGCCATCCGCGACCGCATCAAGGAACGCATGGCCGGCCTGGCCGAGGAGATCCGATCCGGCCGGGGCCGCCGGCCGGGCGACGTCTGGGAAGGCGGGGCGAAGCCGTGAGCCGCAAACCGAGGATTCTGTTTTTGTGCACGGGCAACGCCTGTCGCAGCCAGATGGCCGAGGGCTTCGCCCGGGCCGACCGGGGCGACGTCGTCGAGGCCTTTTCGGCCGGGGTGGAGAAGCATGGCCTCGACCAACGGGCCGTGGCCGTCATGGCCGAGGCCGGCGTGGACATCGCCGGCCAGGTTTCCAAGCTCGTGGACGAACTGCCCGACGTGCCCTTCGACTACGTGGTGACGCTGTGCGGCTCGGCCCATGACCGCTGCCCGTTTTTCCCGGGACCGGTGCGCAAGGTCCACGTCCCCTTCGAGGATCCGCCGGCCCTGGCCGCGACGGCCGTCACCGAGGCCGAGGCCCTGGGGCATTACCGGGCCGTGCGCGACGCCATCCGGGCCTTCGTGGCCGGACTGCCGCAACGCCTCGAACCCGGCGATTAGCCCCGGCCGGGGGGAACGATCTCGCGCAGGCCGTCCGGCCCGGCCACGACGATCAGGTCGGCCAGCCCCACGAACAGCCCGTGCCCGGCCACGCCGGCCCGGGCGTCGAGGGCCGCGCTCAGTGCGGCCGGGTCGTCCAGGGGGCCGAAAGCGCAGTCGGCGATGACGTTGCCGCGCTCGGTGCGCATGGGGTCGCCGTCCGGGCGCAGGCGCAGGGCGGGGCGGCCGCCGATGGCCGCGAGGAACCGCAGTTCGCTGGCCAGGGCGAAGGGCGTGATCTCCACCGGCAGGGCGTGGCGCGTGCACAGGCGCGGCGAAAGCTTGCCCGCGTCGGCCACGATGACGAGCCTGTCCGCCGCCTGGGCCACGATTTTCTCATAGAGCAGCGCCCCGCCGCCGCCCTTGACGCAGTTGCCCGCCGGGTCGATCTCGTCGGCGCCGTCGATGGCCAGGTCCAGGCGCGCCGCGTCGTCGAGGCCGACCACCGGCAGGCCCTCGCGGCGCAGGGCCTGGGCCATGAAATGGGCCGCCGCGACGAACACCGTGCCGGCCAGTTCCCCCCGCCTGGCGCGTTCCCCCAGAAACGGTACAACGGCCACGGCCGTGGAGCCGTGGCCGAGGCCCACGGCCAGGCTCGGCCCGACCAGGGCCGCCGCCCGGCCGGCGGCGGCCCGCTTGGCCCGGGCCTGGTCCTGTGGCGATGCTGCGGGCTGGGCGGTCATGGCGTTCCTCCTTGGCGGGCCGTGCCGGCCCGTTTGCCGGGAAGCGCCCGTCCGATGCCGCAACCCTACCCGATACGCGCCCGGGGGCCAACCTGCCGGCAACGCTTCGTGCCGGTTTGACACGGGAATTGCGGATGGGATAGCTGTCCGGGCAGGTGAGGGAGGCGTTGCGTATTGCCGTACAATTCGTCCAAGGAAAGGGATATGAACATGCGCATGGGGATCGTTTTGGGCTGGCTGGCTGTGTTCGGGTATGTTTTCGCTTCCACGGCCTGGGCAACGGACGATGCTTTTTTCCGGTATGCCGAGGCGTACGAACAATTCAAGTCTGCGGCCGCCTCGACAGGGGGAAGCACAAGTCCAGGTAAGGCGGCAGGCACGACGAGCCTTGCCGGATCCTGGTCATCCAATTCGCAATACATCGCCGAGGCCAAGGTGGTCGACGACGCCGGCTTGCTCAAGGGAATCGTCAAAGTCCCCAACGGTTCCTCCTACGATCTGTACCACTTTTCGGGGTTCACTTACAACGGCACGGTCTATCTCGGGCATTTCTCGACAACCGGCCGGCAACTGTTCATTGGAACGCGCAGCGGGACGACGGTCACCGGCGAACTCACCCTCTACGACCCCTCGAACACGTATCTGGGCCGCCTGACGGGAATCGTCCTGACCCAGGACATCGCCCAGGGCTCGCTGGTCGAGACCGTGTCCCTGGCCGGAAACTGGGCGACGACCGTGCAGTCCGTCAAGGCCAGCGGCACCATGGCCGCCACCACGGTCGACACCGCCGGCGAGGCGGTGTCGGCCCTGGCCGGCGTGGCCGAGGTCTTTTACGGCGCCACCCCCGCCCCCTATCACTTCCTCGGCTACATGCGAAACAACGGCGAGGTCTTCCTCTACAACACCAATGGCACCGACGCGCGGACCCTGCTTGGCACCTATGCCAACGGCACGGTCACGGGGCTGCTGGAACAGGACGCGGTCACCGTCGACGCCTCCGCGGCCGTGGCCCGGCAGGCCTTCCCCGTCTCGGTCATCATGCTCATGGACCCGCAATGACCGGTCGCGGCGGGCCGACGGCCGCGGAAAAAGCACGTCGCCGTTTGCCTTTTGCCGGCAAAGGATGTTTATATCCTGTCGATGCCGCCCTTGCGGGCGGGCTGTCCGCGCCGGGCCGGGCCTGACCCGGTCCGGCGCGGCACGGACCGGCGGGGGCATCGCCACTCGGACCCCACAAACCTGCTGCGAGGCGACCATGCGACCCGAAACGCTCACGACGCGCATCTTCCTGGACGGAGCCGACCCCGAGGAGACCCGGCGGGTCATCAAGACCCTGGGCTTCCTGGACGGCCAGACCACCAACCCCAGCCTTCTGGCCAAAAACCCCGAGGCGCAGGCCCACAAGGTGGACGGCAACAAGTTCAGCGCCACGGCCATCTACCAGTTCTACAAGGAACTGTGCCAGGAGCTTTCGGCCATGCTGCCGGACGGTTCCATCTCCATCGAGGTCTACGCCGACGAAACGACCACGGTGGCGGCCATGCTGGAGCAGGCCCGGGAATTCGACACCTGGATCGACAACGCCCACATCAAGCTGCCGACCTCCGCCGCCGGCCTGGAAGCGGCCGGCGTGCTCACGGGCGAAGGCCGCCGGGTCAACATGACCCTGGTCTTCACCCAGGCGCAAGCCGCCGCCGTCTACGCCGCGACCAGGGGCGCCGCGCGCGGCGCGGTCTTCCTCTCGCCCTTCGTCGGCCGCCTGGACGACCGGGGCGAAAACGGCATGGACCTGATCGCCAACATCCTGCGCATGTACCGGGCCGGCGATGGCCACGTGGAGACGCTTACAGCCAGCGTGCGCTCCATGGAGCATTTCCTGTGCGCCCTGGCCCTTGGCAGCGACATCATCACCGCTCCGGCCTCCCTTCTCCTGGCCTGGGGCGAGGCCGGCCTGCCCATCCCCGGCCCCGGCTACCGCTACGAAGCCCCGGGCCTGGCCCCCATCCCCTATGCGGACATCGGCCTGGACGCGCCCTGGACCGGCTACGCCATCGGCCATCCCCTCACGGACAAGGGCATGGCCAAGTTTTCCGAGGACTGGAATTCGCTCATCGACATGGGCGCCTGAGGCGTTGCCGCTGGCGTCGAGCAGGGCGGCCCGTCGCGCAAGCGGCGGGCCGCCTTGCGTTTTCCTGCCGCGCAACGGGCGGGCGGGCCAGGTCGTGACCAGGGACGGTCAACGGACAACATTATTACCAAACTGAAATGTTCTAGCCCCGTGGCGCAGGCCGGGGAAAGGAATGGGAGACGGCGCGGAATCTCGCAAGACGCAGAGAACGGTGCAATCGTCAGATGACCTGCGCATAAGAGGGACGCGGTTCCACACCGTCCAAAACTGTGATAAGGTTGGCATTGCAGTGGGATAGTCCCACGTGGCCCGAGCCTGGCTCGGAAGAGGCTTCATTCGGAAAGGAGGTGCGGCAGGTTCATCGCGTTGCCAGGGTGGGATGTGGAAAATGGTCCTGACGCGCAACATGCCAATATGGATTGTCGTCCGAGCACCATGATTGTCCATTGATGCATCGAACGAGTGGAGAAATGAGGAGCGACTGCATGCTGACGAGCAAAAAGCCTATTTATAGTTCTCTCTATTTCTGGGTCATTTTCGGTATTGCCGCCGGTATCGTGCTGGGACTCATTCCGGCAACCAAATCCTTCGCCGAAAGCATGCAGCCGTTCGGCACGGCATTCATCCGTATGGTGAAGATGATCATCGCGCCAATCATCTTCTGTACGGTTGTCACAGGCATCGCCAAGATGGGCGATATGGGGAAAGTCGGCCGCGTTGGCATCAAATGCATGGTCTACTTCTGGACCATGACCCTGTTCGCCCTGGTCATCGGCATGGTGGTGGTCAACCTGTACAAGCCCGGCGCCGGCATGGACGACTACGCCGCCAAGATGCAGTCCAACCAGAAGGAGATCGCCAAGGTCGAGGACTTCGCCGGCAAGGCCAAGAAGATGTCCACCGTGGACTTCCTCATGAACATCGTGCCGACCTCGGTGGTCGACGCCTTTGCCAAGGGCGAAATCCTGCAGGTGCTGTTTTTTTCCATCCTCTTCGGCGTCGGCCTGGCCAACCTGGGCGAGAAGGCCAAGAATTTCGTCAAGATCATCGACGAGTTCTCGCGAGGGCTGTTCAAGGTCGTCCACTACATCATGTATTTCGCGCCCTTCGGCGCCTTCGGCGCCATGGCCTACGTGGTCGCCTCCCAGGGCCACGAAGCCCTCTTCAAGCTCCTCTACCTCATGCTCGGCGTGTACACGACCTGCATCATTTTCATCTTCGTGGTCCTGGCCATGGTCTGCAAGTTGGCCGGCTTCTCGTTGTGGCGCTACCTCGTCTACATCAAGGAAGAGATCCTGCTGGTGCTCGGCACCTCCTCCTCCGAGGCGGCCCTGCCCCGCATGATGGCCAAACTCGAGGTCGCCGGCGCCGACAAGTCCGTGGTCGGCCTGTGCCTGCCCATGGGCTATTCCTTCAACCTCGACGGCACCTGCATCTACCTGACCATGGCCGCCGTGTTCCTGGCCCAGGCCACCAACACGCCGCTGGACATCTCCCACCAGCTCTACCTGCTCTTCATCCTGCTCTTGACTTCCAAGGGCGCGGCCGCCGTCACCGGCGGCGGCTTCATCACCCTGGCCGCCACGTTGCAGACGGTCGGCACCATCCCCGTGGCTTCCCTGACCCTGCTCCTTGGCGTCGACCGCTTCATGTCCGAGGCCCGGGCCATCACCAATCTGATCGGCAACGGCATCGCCACCATCGTCGTGGCCAAGTGGGAAAACGCCCTGGACGAGCGCAAGCTCGCCGCCGTGCTTTCCGGCGGGGACGAGGTCTTGGCCGACGACCCCGAAGACGCCCTCATCGACGAGGAAGCCGCCGGCGACGCCAAATAGGCCGAGCGGCGGGCCGCGCCCCGTGTCACCGCCGCCCGGCCGAGCCGGGCGGCGGTTCTTTTCGAGGCCGGCGCATTGACAAATCGTATTTGCCGGGCCATCATTAAGACAATAGATACTGTCGACACAGGATCGGGAGGCAGGGCCATGATCCCGGCACGGGTGATGATCGTGGAAGACGAGGTCATAACGGCCATGGCCACCGGCGCCATGCTCAAGCGCCTGGGCCATGTGGTCGCCGCCTCGGTGACGTCCGGCGAGGCCGCCCTGGAGGCCTTCCGACGGCAGCATCCCGACCTCGTGCTCATGGACATCCGCCTCGACGGCGAGCTCGACGGCATCGAAACCGCCCGGGCCATCCGCAGCCAAAGCCAGGTGCCGGTGGTGTTCGTCTCGGCCTACGTCGACGACCAGACCCGGGGCCGCGCCGCCGAAACCCAGCCCTACGCCTTCATGCCCAAGCCCCTCGACGAATACGAACTCCATGCGCTGCTCGCCAAGCTGCTGGGAGCCTGTCCCTCTTGACCGGCCCGGGCTACGCGGCCTTCGGCCTTGACGGCGATTTCACCGCCGCCTACCTGGCCGCGCGCCGGGTGGCCGATCTGGCCGTGCGCGATCCCGCCGCCGTGTGCCCGGACACCGTGGCCGCGTTGGCCGGCCTGCTCGCCCGAAACGACCATGCCCGCCAGGCCCAGGCCCGCATCCTCTACCGCGAGGCCGCCGGCGTCCTGGTCACCCTGCTGGCCAGGGGGCCGGGGGATGTGGCCCTGGCCTCGCGCCAGGCCCTGGCCGCCGCCCTGGCCGTCCCCGGCAAGCCGCGCCTGGCCGCCGCCGAAGCCGTGGGCGACCTGCCCCTGCCGGGCTTGGCCGCGCCCGTGCCGCCGCAACCGTCCCCGGATGTGGCCGCAACGACCTTCGGCGCCCTGCTGGCCGCCGCCGGGGCCGACACCGCCCAGGCCCCGCGCCGGGCCGGCCGCAGCCTGGTCATCCCCGCCCGCCGGCCGGGCTGGCTGGTGGTGGTCAAGCGGCTCAAACGCGGCGAGGACCCGGCCGGGCTGGCTCTGGAGGCCGCCTGGATGGAGCGGTGCGCCGCCTTCGATTTCCCCGAACCCTGCCACGTGCCGCGTCCCTGCCGCGACGGCGCGGCCAGCCTGTTCGCCGTCCCCGACCTCCCGGCCGGGCCGGCCGGCCTCGATCCGGGCGGGCGCTGCCTGGCCTACCGGGCCAGGTCCGACTATTTCCGCTATCCCAACGAGCCCGGCCGGCCCATGGACGGCGACGATCTCGTGGCCACCATGGGCCGGGCCGCCCTGCTGCTGGGCTGGTTGGCCGGCCGGGGCATCGTCCACGAGGCGGCCATCCCGCTTTTCCACAACCGGGTGCAGCGCGACCGGCGCGAGGACGGCGGCCGCTACGACTGGCGGCTGCCCGGCCGCCTGGACCGCTGGCTTTCCTCGTCCCTGCATCCCAATTTCGGCGCCTCCGGGCTGCGCGATTTCGAGCACCTGGCCGCCGTGGCTCCTGGCGGCGCGGGGGGAGGCCGGCTCTACCGCCGCATGGGCGACCATCTGGTCAGCCTGCTGCTGGTGGCCGGCAGCGCCTTTCGCATGCGCGACCCGTCCCTGGTCGGCCGCGACGCCCGGGGCCGTCCCGTGGACGCCCGGCACCTGTTCGACCTCGCCCTGCTGCGCCGGGTCATCGCCACGGCCTTCGCCCGCTACCACGAGGGGTTCGTCGGCGAGGCCCCGGCCGCCTTGCCCCTGTGCCCCGAGGCCCTGGCCCGGCGCATGGTCGAGGAGATGGGCGTGGACCGCCACATGACGGAGCTGGTGCGCCAGGCCGACCAGGAGGCCATGACCGACGCCGCCTTCCGGGAGTTCCTCGTCTCCCGTGGGCTAAGCCCCGAGGCCGCCGCCGGCCATGGCCGGGGCGAGGCCGACGTGGAGCTGCAGACCGGCCCGCACCTGGGGGCCTTCAACAACCGCACCAGCCTGCCCGAAATGAACGAGGCCGCCGCCGCCATGGTCGCCGCCTGCCTGGCCGGCCGCCACGAGCGCGACCGGCGGGGAGAGGGGGAGTCGGGGGACGCCTCCCGGGAAGGGGAGCGTGCCGTGAGCCCTAATGGGCGGCCGGATCGCGGCCGATAGGAAGGAGGCGAAATCGTCGGCGGGAGGCGGTCATGGGACGGGAACAGGCGGGCTTTGTCGCGATGCTGGAGCGGCTGGGGCTGCTCAAATACGTCCTGGCCACGGTGTTTACCGGCACGGTTTTCGCGTTGACCGCCGGGGCGTATTGCTACGAGGAATTGTCGCGCCGGCCGCCGCGCCTGCCGCGCCCCTCGCCGGAACTGCTGGAGCTGGCCGAGGCCCCGGGCCACGCGCTGCGCGCCCCGGTCTCCCGCCTGGTACGCTTCGCCGCCGCGCCGCAGATTCCGGCCGGGTTTTCGTTTTACGACATCGGCGCCGGGGAAACCCCGCAATCCTTGGCCCGGAAACTCGGCCGCAAGCGCTTCCGTCTGCTCCCCGGCCGGGGCGAGGCCTGCGATTTCGCCGCCCCCCTGACCGTTGCCGCCGGCGGGCGCGAGGCCGTGGCCGCCTTTATCCGCGAGCGCAGCCGGCGCTGCTGCGCCGTGGCCGGCCCCGTGCCCGGCCAGCTCGCCACCTACGCCTTTTCCCGCGACTCCGGCGCCGCGCGAAACCAGGCGGCCACGGACGGCCCCGTCAGCGGCTCGGCCGTCTTTTCCGGGGTCGACGGCGGCTTGCTGACCCTCGACCTGCGCTTCGCCCAGAACATCGAAGGCTATCGGGCGGCCCTGGAAAAACACCTGACCGAGCGTTTCGGGCCGTCCTCGCCCATGGCGGGGGACGGCGCGGCCTGGGCCAGGGACGGCGGGCTGGTGACCATGGTCCGAGCCGGCAACGCCCTGGCCGTCACGGCCTATTTCGCGGCCAACATCGACCGCCACGCCGCCGCCGCCGGCCGGCTGGCCGACCGGCCCGCGCCCAGGCAGCCGGATCCGGCGGCCAGGCGCCTGGCCCTGGCCGACAGGCCGTAACCGGGCGAGTGTCGGGAAAGCCTATTCGGGAAAAAGCCGCACCCAGCCGAGCGGCGCGCCGGCCGCGTCCGGGCAGGGCGTGTCCGAGGGCAGGGGGAAGGGCGGCTGGTCGGGAAAGGCCTCGGCGAACAGCTCGCCGGATATGCTGTTGTCGGGATGGGCGAAAAGCACCCGGCCGTCGGGGTCGACCACCACCAGGGGCCTGGCGCAGGCTTTGGCTACGGCGAAAAGCAGGCCGCGGTACAGCGCCGTGGCCGCGTCCGTGGGGCAGGGCCGCTCGCGTCGCCGCCGGGTGATGGCCATTTCCAGGTTGGCCTTGAGGTCCAGGAGCTTGACCGGCTTTTGGATGTAGCCGGCCGCGCCGGTCGCCGCCACGCGGTCCATGATCTCGCGGTCCACGGCGGCGGTGAGGAAAATGACCGGTGCGCCCACGGACTCGATGATGGCCCGGGCCGCCGCCACGCCGTCCATGGCCCCGGCCAGGTTGATGTCCATGAGCACCACGTCCGGCAGCCGCAAGGCGGCCATGGGGATGGCCTCCTCGCCGGTCTCGACCATGGCGCACACGCCGTAGCCCAGCCGGTCCAGGATCTTGGCCGCCACCCGGGCGGAAAGCGGATCGTCCTCGACGATGAGCACCGTGCGCCGCGGCGCCTCTTCCCTGCCGTCACCCGGGCGCATGCCGTGCTAGCCCTGGCCCGACAGCAGGATCTTTTTGTGGGCGTCCTGGATCTTGTAATACAGGTCGTCCATCTCGGCCGGCTTCATGAGGTAGTCGAAGGCCCCC
The DNA window shown above is from Solidesulfovibrio sp. and carries:
- a CDS encoding response regulator, producing the protein MIPARVMIVEDEVITAMATGAMLKRLGHVVAASVTSGEAALEAFRRQHPDLVLMDIRLDGELDGIETARAIRSQSQVPVVFVSAYVDDQTRGRAAETQPYAFMPKPLDEYELHALLAKLLGACPS
- a CDS encoding arsenate reductase ArsC; translation: MSRKPRILFLCTGNACRSQMAEGFARADRGDVVEAFSAGVEKHGLDQRAVAVMAEAGVDIAGQVSKLVDELPDVPFDYVVTLCGSAHDRCPFFPGPVRKVHVPFEDPPALAATAVTEAEALGHYRAVRDAIRAFVAGLPQRLEPGD
- the rpiA gene encoding ribose-5-phosphate isomerase RpiA: MTAQPAASPQDQARAKRAAAGRAAALVGPSLAVGLGHGSTAVAVVPFLGERARRGELAGTVFVAAAHFMAQALRREGLPVVGLDDAARLDLAIDGADEIDPAGNCVKGGGGALLYEKIVAQAADRLVIVADAGKLSPRLCTRHALPVEITPFALASELRFLAAIGGRPALRLRPDGDPMRTERGNVIADCAFGPLDDPAALSAALDARAGVAGHGLFVGLADLIVVAGPDGLREIVPPGRG
- a CDS encoding SidJ-related pseudokinase, whose protein sequence is MTGPGYAAFGLDGDFTAAYLAARRVADLAVRDPAAVCPDTVAALAGLLARNDHARQAQARILYREAAGVLVTLLARGPGDVALASRQALAAALAVPGKPRLAAAEAVGDLPLPGLAAPVPPQPSPDVAATTFGALLAAAGADTAQAPRRAGRSLVIPARRPGWLVVVKRLKRGEDPAGLALEAAWMERCAAFDFPEPCHVPRPCRDGAASLFAVPDLPAGPAGLDPGGRCLAYRARSDYFRYPNEPGRPMDGDDLVATMGRAALLLGWLAGRGIVHEAAIPLFHNRVQRDRREDGGRYDWRLPGRLDRWLSSSLHPNFGASGLRDFEHLAAVAPGGAGGGRLYRRMGDHLVSLLLVAGSAFRMRDPSLVGRDARGRPVDARHLFDLALLRRVIATAFARYHEGFVGEAPAALPLCPEALARRMVEEMGVDRHMTELVRQADQEAMTDAAFREFLVSRGLSPEAAAGHGRGEADVELQTGPHLGAFNNRTSLPEMNEAAAAMVAACLAGRHERDRRGEGESGDASREGERAVSPNGRPDRGR
- the dctA gene encoding C4-dicarboxylate transporter DctA, with product MLTSKKPIYSSLYFWVIFGIAAGIVLGLIPATKSFAESMQPFGTAFIRMVKMIIAPIIFCTVVTGIAKMGDMGKVGRVGIKCMVYFWTMTLFALVIGMVVVNLYKPGAGMDDYAAKMQSNQKEIAKVEDFAGKAKKMSTVDFLMNIVPTSVVDAFAKGEILQVLFFSILFGVGLANLGEKAKNFVKIIDEFSRGLFKVVHYIMYFAPFGAFGAMAYVVASQGHEALFKLLYLMLGVYTTCIIFIFVVLAMVCKLAGFSLWRYLVYIKEEILLVLGTSSSEAALPRMMAKLEVAGADKSVVGLCLPMGYSFNLDGTCIYLTMAAVFLAQATNTPLDISHQLYLLFILLLTSKGAAAVTGGGFITLAATLQTVGTIPVASLTLLLGVDRFMSEARAITNLIGNGIATIVVAKWENALDERKLAAVLSGGDEVLADDPEDALIDEEAAGDAK
- a CDS encoding transaldolase family protein; its protein translation is MRPETLTTRIFLDGADPEETRRVIKTLGFLDGQTTNPSLLAKNPEAQAHKVDGNKFSATAIYQFYKELCQELSAMLPDGSISIEVYADETTTVAAMLEQAREFDTWIDNAHIKLPTSAAGLEAAGVLTGEGRRVNMTLVFTQAQAAAVYAATRGAARGAVFLSPFVGRLDDRGENGMDLIANILRMYRAGDGHVETLTASVRSMEHFLCALALGSDIITAPASLLLAWGEAGLPIPGPGYRYEAPGLAPIPYADIGLDAPWTGYAIGHPLTDKGMAKFSEDWNSLIDMGA
- a CDS encoding response regulator — encoded protein: MRPGDGREEAPRRTVLIVEDDPLSARVAAKILDRLGYGVCAMVETGEEAIPMAALRLPDVVLMDINLAGAMDGVAAARAIIESVGAPVIFLTAAVDREIMDRVAATGAAGYIQKPVKLLDLKANLEMAITRRRRERPCPTDAATALYRGLLFAVAKACARPLVVVDPDGRVLFAHPDNSISGELFAEAFPDQPPFPLPSDTPCPDAAGAPLGWVRLFPE
- a CDS encoding arsenate reductase ArsC — protein: MRRVLFICVHNSARSQMAEAYLQRFCGEAAQVESAGLDPTVVNPLVLTAMAEEGIDLSGKTTRKVFDLYKEGRLYDYVVTVCEESLEEQCPVFPGVTHRLHLPFPDPAGLTGTEAEKLDMVRAIRDRIKERMAGLAEEIRSGRGRRPGDVWEGGAKP